The DNA segment agagaatagagcccctcaaagataagcaaggcggcctttgtgtggacccacagaaaatggggaagataataaatgaatattttgcatcagtatttactatgaaaaaggatatggaagatatagactgtagggaaatagatggtgacacctggcaaaatgtccagattatagaggaggaagtgctagatgtcttgaaacgagtaaaggtggataaatccccaggacctgatcaggtgtacccgagagctctgtgggaagccagagaagtgattgctgggcttcttgctgagatatttgagtcatcgatagtcacaggtgaggtgccagaagactggaggttggcaaatgtgatgccactgtttaagaagggcggtaaagacaagccagtgaactatagactggtgagcctaacCTCAGTgtttggcaagttgttggagggaatcctgagggacaggatgtacatgtatttggaaaggcaaggactgattaaggagagacaacatggctttgtgcatgggaaatcatgtctcacaaacttgattgagttttttgaagaagtaacaaagaggattgatgagggcagagcagtagatgtgatccatatggacttcagtaagacgttcgacaaaattccccatgggagactgattagcaagtttagatctcatggaatacagggagaactagccatttggatacagaactggctcaaaggtagaagacagagggtggtggtggagagttgtttttcagactggaggtctgtgaccagtggagtgccacaaggatcggtgctgggtcctctactttttgtcatttacataaatgatttggatgcgaacataagaggtgcagttagtaagtttgcagatgataccaaaattgatggtgtagtggacagagaagagggttacctcagattacaacatgatctggaccagatggaccaatgtgctgagaggtggcagacggagtttaattcagataaatgcgaggtactacattttaggaaagcaaatcttagcaggacttatacacttaatggtaagatcctagggagtgttgctgaacaaagaaaccttggagtgcaggttcatagctccttgaaagtagaattgcagatagataggatagtgaagaaggcgtttggtatgctttcctttattggtcagattattgagtacaggagttgggaggtcatgttgcagctgtataggacattagttagcccactgttggaatatagtgtgcaattctggtctccttcctattggaaagatgtgtgaaacttgaaagcgttcagaaaagatttacaaggatgttgccagggttggaggatttgagctatagggagaggctgaacaggctggggctgttttctcctggaacgtcagaggctgagtggtgaccttatagaggtttacaaaattatgaggggcatggataagataaatagacaaagtattttccctggggtcggggagtcaagaactagagggtataggtttagggtgaggggaaagatataaaaaagacctacggggcaactttttcacgcagagggtggtacgtgtatggaatgagctgctggaggaagtggtggaggttggtacaattgcaacatttaagaggcatttggatgtgtatatgaataggaagggtttggcgggatatgggctggctgctggcaggtgggactagattgggtttggatatctggtcggcatggatgggttggactaaaggatcagtttccatgctgtatatctcaatgactccatgactctatgactctatgactgagccTTACTCACCCTACTTAAGCTGCTGAGTATCTTGAGTCTGAGAACTGCAACCAACTAGTGAAAAATAGTTGAATTATTCAGAAACCAAACACGTCCTGAGATTCTGACCCAATAACTATGAACAACAATTCATTTCTAAACCAGGTTGCTCCTTGCAACTTGGAGAGAAATTCTTTGGATGGACATATCTGCACCCTGGTGAAGGCAGTCATGAGCTTAGAAAATGTCAGAAAGATAGTTCTGGATAGACTTTTTTTCCCAGGATACAGAGAAACCAGTAAGGGAATCACAGATACAGGAAGGGGAAAGTGCAACAACAACATCTATATATGTATGGACAAATTTTGCTgacatttttaaataaaatgacaaaacttctcagatttctccagtaatgtttttttttaaaacaagtctAAAACTTTTGCAGTTATATGGGAGACAACTCCATTGAGCTGCACTTGCTGTCAGAGGCCTATTAGATTATTTCTTGATTTCACCTATAGGGCTGATGATAAAGTGCTTTTCAGGAGAGCAGGGTGTAAAGGTACAGTTCACAAGAATCTATGCTTCTATGAAAGCTATTTAAAATATATCAGTGACTTAGTAAAGGGAATGAAAGGAATGTGAACATATTTGGTGACAGCAAAAAGGAAGATAAATAATGCTGTGGAGTggacagctacagggagaggctgaatagactggggctttttCTCCTTAGATTGTCAAAGGCTGAAGAGTgaatttatagaggtttataaaagcatgagggacatggataggataaatagacaatgtcatTTCCCCAGGACgggggattccaaaactagagggcatatgtttaaggtgagaggggaaagattcaaaagggacctgaggggtaacctctTCATGCAGATGCTGGTGCATACATCGAATGAACTGCCCAAGGAAGTGGTAGAACcaggtacaatggcaacatttaaaagaccatttggatgtgtaaatgaataggaaaggtttagagtgatatgggccaaatgggactaaatcaatttaggatatctggttggtgcagATAATTTGAACTAGgtcttgtttctgtgctgtataattcaTTGAAGGGACCGTGGAAGGatttcatagactccctacagtgtagaaataggctattcagtccattgtgtcCAGACGGACCCTCCAAAGAGCTCTCCATGCacaccctacatttcccatagctaatcctcCTAACTTTCTCATTGTAAACTACGGGtatttagccaattcacctaaattgtacatttttggactgtgggaggaaactagagtgcCTGGAGAAAATCTATTCAGGCACAGAGGGAGTGTGTAAACTCTCAGGTGCCCATGAATCCCAGCCCGTGgcactataaggcagcagtgctaattactgagTCATTGTGCTCAAGGATATGACTGGCTAAGAAAAAGTTGTCAAAATATAATGTGCAGAAATATGAAATTAACCCTCTCATAGGAAGAATGGAAAAGCAGAATAATTTTTAATAGGTAGAAATCCAATAAAGGTTGGGTTTTTAAAGGATTTAGCTATTTTATGTAGAGATCACAGAGAGTTCACATATAGATTCAGCAAACAGTAAGCAAGGTAAATGGTATATGATCCATCATTGCAAAAACGTTTGCAGTTTATGAGTAGTAAATCTTACCATATTATAATGAGCTTTAGTGAGACCACATACAGAGCACAATTTGCAGTTTCGATCACCTTACCTAAGGAATGATGTACTTGCCTTAGACCAAAAATGTTCACTACTCTGTCGTCTGGAATGAGAAGGCTATCCTGTGAGAATAGGTTGAGTAGAATGGACCAATGTTCTCTAGGGCTTAAAAGAAGGTGGTATGTAACCATTGGAATGGTGATGGGAGCAAAGGAATTGTCAGGTATGCTGTATTTGAAAATAATGCTCACTTAATCACAATAATTTATGACAAAAAggggcagtacagtggctcagtagctagcactgctgcctcacagtgctaggttcaattccaccctcaactgagtgtgtggagtttgtatgttctccttgtgtctgcttgggtttcctccaggtgctacagtttcctcccacagtccaaagatatgcacattaggtgaattggcaatgccaCATCGCcccctagtgtccagggatgtgcagactagatggtttacagagatagggtaagGGGGTGAATATAGATGGaagactcttcagagggttgtgtgcacccaaatggcctgcttccacaatgtagggattctaaagcAGCCCCACAGGATAGATGCAGAGAAGCCATTTCCTTATGCTAGAGACTCTAGAATTAGACTAAGGAAAAGAGGGGAGATGTTTAGAATTGAAGTAAAGGGAAATGTATTCACTGAGAGGAATTCTCTGCCAAAGAAGGCCATGGGTGATCGGTATAATACTGAGATTGACagtctttagggaaggaaagacATTAGGAACCAAAAGACAGGGATATGAAATGGAATTGATAGAAATTTtcagccacgatctcattgaatgacagagcaggctgaagatcctgctcttatttcttcagttctttcatatcaAAAAGGAACCATAATCATATTATGGTGTGGTTTTAATATATGATGCTTAATATATGTTCTGAATTGCGCTTGAAAACTTAATTTGTTTTTCTGCAGAGCTTTGAAATATATTAATGCATTAGTAGTCttttataaatgcaagttattattAAAACAGATTCATTGTAACATTTCTATCACCAACAACATGAAGCCATAACACTGGCCAAAACACATTTTAATTCAAATACAAGGGATAACAAAGACTCAGGATTGTCAAAGGGTGACTAAGATAATTTTATTTGATCGTATCAACTTTATAGAAATAGTATCATTAGCAGTAAAGTTTGACAAAACTGAATCAACAACATGCATTTAGTTTATAAGTAGCATCGTATTTCAATATTCGCTGGGCTCAGTTAGCATAAGTACAATGGcataaaacaaaagcaaaatatcaCAAAGTTTGGAAATCTGAGGGATGAGCAGTAAATGTTGGAAATAAACTGTAGATCAGACTGCCTCTGTGGATggggaaattttttttaaaatgagaagAGAAAGGTTAGACATGTAATGGGTCTTAAAATACAGGAGCAGGGAAAGGTAAAGACAATAGGGCTGCCCTCTCACTAGGGAGAGTTGTTCAGTGCAAGCTTAACTTGAAGGTtatcatgcctcaggtgagggatgAGAATGATAAAGCAgacccttcatggtaacctcatttGGTGCATTCatttgaacccacactgttgctATTGGTCTACATTACACATCAGCTATCCTTGTCAACTTGTATGAGTTCAACTGGTATTCCCTATGCTCTTGAATCCTGATTTCCAGTAATTCTTAATGATCAGATAGTAGTACATTCCATCCAGGCAGCAATTAATGTTCGCAAGGCATTGGGTTATTTGGAGAAAGACTCGCAGAGGTACCAAATATTCAAATATATAGCACCGCCTTGCTAAGAAGTACAACAGCATGGCTATGTGATAAGGTGTAAAGCAGAAAAGGAAGGTCACCAGATTTGAAGAGACAATATTCAAAGATGTCCTCATGTTCATATCATCTCTCTCTTCATCCACTCTTCGTAATGTTCTGATGATCTGGATACTGCAGAAAGACACAGTGACTGCAGAAATTAAAAAGATAACTTCCATACTCACAGGAATGATACCCCTTTTCCAAAATTCATCAAAGTTTACAAAGCAAATTTTGCTTGTCTGATTTCCATCAGATTTGATGTAATTTGGAATACTTGCAGACCAGATACAAACCCACATCACACTGCAGACAATGATGGCTTTCTTTGGTGATCTGAGGGTTTGTGCCTGAAAGGGGTGTTTGATAGCGATGTAGCGGTCCAGTGACATCAGTGTTATTAACAGGATCGTCCCATAGGTGTTCACAAAATACAGGGACTCcacaaacttacagaatattggtcCCAGGTGCCACTTCCAACCCACTTGAAAGGCATGGATTTTGAAAGGTAGAGAGAAAAGCAGAAATATATCGGAAAAAATCAGGTTTATCATGTAGATCGTAGATTCATTCAACGTCTTTATCTTGGTGCAGAATATCCACAGTGCAGCCAAATTAATAACCAGCCCCAGAATGAATGTTGGTATGTAAATCACATACTGAAATACGTCCACGAATGCAAATTCTGGTGGAATGCTCACTACGCACATGTTTGCTGAAATTAACATGACTGGTTGGACGTGTTGGTATACGGTAAGTCAATAAGTTTACCAAAATCGGT comes from the Chiloscyllium punctatum isolate Juve2018m chromosome 6, sChiPun1.3, whole genome shotgun sequence genome and includes:
- the LOC140478508 gene encoding lysophosphatidic acid receptor 6-like; its protein translation is MLISANMCVVSIPPEFAFVDVFQYVIYIPTFILGLVINLAALWIFCTKIKTLNESTIYMINLIFSDIFLLFSLPFKIHAFQVGWKWHLGPIFCKFVESLYFVNTYGTILLITLMSLDRYIAIKHPFQAQTLRSPKKAIIVCSVMWVCIWSASIPNYIKSDGNQTSKICFVNFDEFWKRGIIPVSMEVIFLISAVTVSFCSIQIIRTLRRVDEERDDMNMRTSLNIVSSNLVTFLFCFTPYHIAMLLYFLARRCYIFEYLVPLRVFLQITQCLANINCCLDGMYYYLIIKNYWKSGFKSIGNTS